The following proteins are co-located in the Campylobacter concisus genome:
- a CDS encoding TonB-dependent receptor, whose product MRLAISLAAATMVLFANGANPDVIKPIKDFTPPPPYTPNIAQSAFPENQFNRVPRDDYFFVTDLLDNSMDKFHVAGGFYGRTFYSSGLFKYRGANFYTILNANFSKANRYKDGGGREWNYGYARQGQSAVVGFVPSELSEFRFTLVHDNIDDDKQPHHTADSIKTQRYIGKFNARLGKEDLSNTLNFEIALRDVSRRNDNYHLRRADPSNMVKVEVDRKIIDTELKYDVDFSNWHNVVGTGYQHDNHEGKRYRKIGNYWVLNGFRFADVTNKKTRVFDTLSYKFTDAHKLSLALNYDWMKSNLNDLNTVYNGASAINTVAKLIKQIYGKDFDGNIKQNGLSASLKYDFTPNKQDNYYVAIESLYRMPSNMERFSSLYGPTTRGWISNPFIKPERHNRVNLGFTYKSEFYKEYMSSRQGEDSFSLGGYFIADDAQDLVIYDRRHSAAAAPMNKNAVITRNVDARIYSVNLRGEYNFARNFGLKTSLFYNYGQNKTDGRPLYQIRPFEANLAFDYKDYASFGSYNIGTAVRYVAKQNRGDFDKATGFGIDKREAAKSFTTMDVYGGFEFKNSWGVRLGVTNIFDKDYAEFISGEHVGALDPDPVVRAPGRAVFVSFHSSF is encoded by the coding sequence ATGAGATTAGCTATCAGTCTGGCTGCGGCTACGATGGTACTATTTGCAAACGGCGCAAATCCCGACGTTATAAAGCCGATAAAGGATTTTACGCCTCCGCCGCCTTATACGCCAAACATCGCTCAAAGCGCGTTTCCCGAAAATCAATTCAACCGCGTGCCAAGGGATGATTATTTTTTTGTGACGGATTTGCTCGATAATTCGATGGACAAATTTCACGTCGCGGGCGGATTTTACGGCAGGACGTTTTATAGTTCGGGACTTTTTAAATACCGCGGTGCAAATTTCTATACGATTTTAAACGCGAACTTTTCTAAAGCCAATCGCTACAAAGACGGTGGCGGCAGGGAATGGAACTACGGCTACGCCAGGCAGGGGCAAAGCGCGGTCGTGGGTTTCGTGCCTAGTGAGCTAAGTGAGTTTAGATTTACGCTAGTGCACGATAATATTGACGACGACAAGCAGCCTCACCATACTGCCGACTCGATAAAGACGCAACGATATATCGGTAAGTTTAACGCCAGGCTAGGTAAAGAGGATTTATCTAATACGTTAAATTTTGAAATAGCATTACGCGACGTGAGCAGAAGAAACGACAATTATCATTTGCGCCGCGCAGACCCTTCTAATATGGTAAAGGTAGAAGTAGATAGAAAGATTATAGATACGGAGCTAAAATACGATGTTGATTTTTCAAACTGGCACAATGTGGTCGGTACAGGATATCAGCACGATAATCATGAGGGCAAAAGATATCGTAAAATAGGCAATTATTGGGTTTTAAACGGCTTTAGGTTTGCAGACGTAACGAATAAAAAAACGAGAGTTTTTGATACGCTAAGCTATAAATTTACTGACGCGCACAAGCTCAGCCTAGCTCTAAACTACGACTGGATGAAGTCGAATTTAAATGATTTAAATACGGTTTATAACGGAGCAAGCGCGATAAATACCGTCGCTAAGCTTATTAAACAAATTTACGGCAAAGACTTTGACGGCAACATAAAACAGAATGGCTTAAGCGCTAGCCTAAAATACGACTTCACGCCCAATAAGCAAGATAATTACTATGTGGCTATAGAAAGTCTTTATCGTATGCCGAGCAATATGGAACGCTTTAGCAGTCTCTATGGGCCGACTACTAGAGGCTGGATCAGCAATCCGTTTATTAAGCCCGAGCGCCACAACCGCGTAAATTTGGGCTTTACCTATAAGAGCGAATTTTATAAAGAATACATGAGCTCGCGTCAGGGCGAGGATAGCTTTAGTCTGGGCGGATACTTTATCGCAGACGACGCGCAGGATCTAGTTATCTACGATCGTCGCCACTCGGCCGCTGCCGCGCCGATGAATAAAAACGCCGTCATCACGCGCAACGTTGATGCTAGGATTTACAGCGTAAATTTGCGCGGGGAGTATAATTTCGCGCGAAATTTCGGGCTAAAAACTTCGTTATTTTACAACTACGGACAAAACAAAACCGACGGCAGACCGCTCTATCAGATCCGCCCGTTTGAGGCAAATTTGGCCTTTGATTACAAGGACTACGCGAGCTTTGGCAGCTACAATATCGGCACGGCGGTGCGCTACGTAGCAAAGCAAAATAGAGGAGATTTCGATAAAGCCACCGGCTTTGGCATCGACAAGCGTGAAGCGGCTAAGAGCTTTACGACGATGGACGTTTACGGCGGATTTGAGTTTAAAAACAGCTGGGGCGTGAGGCTTGGCGTGACGAATATCTTTGATAAAGATTACGCCGAGTTTATCAGCGGCGAGCACGTAGGAGCGTTAGATCCTGATCCTGTGGTGCGCGCGCCGGGGAGGGCGGTGTTTGTCAGCTTCCACTCTAGTTTTTAA
- a CDS encoding ABC transporter substrate-binding protein, whose protein sequence is MNRRGFLGFGAAIGATALAPSLFAKENFTMWGAPAIPSVIMAVASLQGELAKTHDVRLRIWNSTDQLRAGVANGEIKITMAPSNVGANMRNHGLNLAMLNLLSLGTIQAMVKDENIKTFEDFIGKKLIIPFKGDMPDLVLRALCKKRGIDISKIDITYTQTPPEAAGLFLQKDYDILIAPQPLPAATILRGKKIGVAVHYGVDIPKVWGESFNTKPYIPMAGIIVDVDFYKANLPLFDTLHSDLTNALSWIKDNKQSAAKIGAEYLPVPEPALVNAFDRANLTVTKARDMQDEIMSFFETIFEFNPKLLGGKMPDKSLFL, encoded by the coding sequence ATGAATAGACGAGGTTTTTTAGGATTTGGCGCGGCGATTGGTGCTACAGCTCTTGCGCCGAGCCTTTTTGCGAAGGAAAATTTCACGATGTGGGGCGCGCCGGCAATCCCTAGCGTTATAATGGCCGTAGCAAGCCTACAAGGCGAGCTAGCAAAGACTCATGACGTGAGGTTACGCATTTGGAATAGTACGGATCAACTCCGAGCAGGCGTAGCCAATGGAGAAATAAAAATTACTATGGCGCCATCAAACGTGGGAGCAAACATGCGAAATCACGGCTTAAATTTAGCTATGCTAAATTTGCTTAGCCTTGGTACGATACAAGCCATGGTAAAAGATGAGAATATAAAAACTTTTGAAGATTTTATCGGCAAAAAATTAATAATTCCTTTTAAGGGCGATATGCCTGATTTGGTTCTGCGAGCGCTTTGTAAAAAACGAGGAATAGATATTTCCAAAATAGACATTACGTATACGCAGACGCCACCGGAAGCTGCAGGATTATTTCTACAAAAAGATTATGATATTTTAATCGCCCCTCAACCTCTTCCGGCAGCAACCATACTGCGCGGGAAGAAAATAGGGGTAGCAGTACATTATGGAGTAGATATTCCTAAGGTATGGGGAGAAAGCTTTAATACCAAGCCGTACATTCCGATGGCGGGCATTATAGTCGACGTAGATTTTTATAAAGCAAATTTGCCTCTATTTGATACGCTTCATAGCGACTTAACTAACGCTCTATCTTGGATCAAAGATAATAAGCAAAGTGCTGCCAAAATAGGAGCCGAATATCTACCGGTTCCAGAGCCGGCACTGGTTAATGCATTTGATAGGGCAAATTTGACGGTAACAAAAGCTCGCGATATGCAAGATGAGATAATGTCATTTTTTGAAACTATTTTTGAGTTTAATCCAAAGCTTTTGGGCGGTAAGATGCCCGACAAGAGTTTGTTTCTATAA
- a CDS encoding ABC transporter substrate-binding protein: MLKHILCLLFVSLNISFAMTNEQIDEFISKNSVDIQTLNGVPNKVYASNPPLLFLLYAVAPEKVSGINSSFGKREKPYLKESMINQPVVGGFFGQGKIPNIEMLLKLDPDLILVNSDSKNTQKKFKETLGGINKPMLYLKGYELEDYIDSLEVLGKILDKQDRVKKLIEYSKKTMDISKELNEYIVKNSVVKPKIYYAEDPDGLATECEGSWHTRLIELSGAENVHKCSGNPDATAYGHIKISFEQIAEYDPDIILIFEKSFYDKIYDDPKWQILKAVKNKRAYYLPREPFSWFDRPPSFMRFIGLKWLINLTHPDVFKFNMNKEVKDFYKLFLEVDVSDNQVKELIGE, encoded by the coding sequence ATGTTAAAACATATTTTGTGTTTATTATTTGTTTCTCTAAATATTTCGTTTGCTATGACAAACGAACAGATTGATGAATTTATATCAAAAAATAGCGTAGATATTCAGACTTTAAATGGAGTCCCAAATAAAGTTTACGCCAGTAATCCACCGTTACTATTTTTGCTATATGCCGTTGCCCCCGAGAAAGTCAGCGGTATAAATTCTAGTTTCGGCAAAAGAGAAAAGCCGTACCTAAAGGAGAGCATGATTAATCAGCCGGTAGTAGGAGGATTTTTCGGACAAGGCAAAATTCCAAATATAGAAATGCTTTTAAAGCTAGATCCTGATTTGATACTGGTAAATTCTGACTCTAAAAATACTCAAAAGAAATTCAAAGAAACCCTGGGTGGCATAAATAAACCTATGCTGTACTTAAAAGGCTATGAACTAGAAGATTACATTGACTCTCTTGAGGTTTTGGGCAAAATTTTAGATAAGCAAGATAGAGTAAAAAAGCTAATAGAGTATTCTAAAAAAACCATGGATATTTCAAAAGAGCTTAATGAATATATAGTAAAAAACTCGGTTGTTAAGCCTAAAATATACTATGCCGAAGATCCCGACGGACTAGCTACCGAATGCGAGGGCTCATGGCATACTAGGCTTATAGAGCTAAGCGGTGCCGAAAATGTGCATAAATGCAGCGGAAACCCGGATGCTACGGCTTATGGGCACATCAAAATTAGCTTTGAACAAATAGCCGAATACGATCCTGATATTATATTAATTTTCGAGAAGAGCTTTTATGATAAAATCTATGACGATCCTAAATGGCAAATACTAAAAGCCGTAAAAAATAAAAGAGCTTATTACTTACCTCGCGAACCGTTTTCTTGGTTTGATCGCCCGCCTTCATTTATGAGATTCATAGGGCTTAAATGGCTTATAAATTTAACTCATCCTGATGTATTTAAATTCAATATGAATAAGGAAGTTAAGGACTTTTATAAATTATTCCTAGAGGTTGACGTAAGCGACAACCAAGTAAAAGAGCTTATAGGTGAGTAA
- a CDS encoding FecCD family ABC transporter permease, with product MSKKAFTFLSILLLGFMLLSVLIGKYGFNAEDYLTYFKAVIKGEDLKNYQVMHTLITEIRIPRIMACIIIGASLAISGSAYQAMFVNPLVSPSILGVLSGAGFGAAIGMFFGLNEYLIQLSTFVFGFIAVLTALSISAFYSRSGSIIVLVLGGVISGSLFTSLLSALKYAADPNDSLPAITYFLMGSLGFASKNFIQISILPMFVGILLLAFSGKYLNALSLGEEEAKSLGINVARVKIFVILVATFISALSVTIAGIIGWIGLIVPHMARFIFGADNRAVLSSSAMIGAIFLLFCDNFSRLMFTFEVPIGIVTSLFGIPIFILVLRRAKKSF from the coding sequence GTGAGTAAAAAAGCCTTTACGTTTTTAAGTATCTTATTGCTAGGGTTTATGTTGCTTTCGGTACTAATAGGAAAATACGGCTTTAATGCGGAAGATTATCTAACGTATTTTAAAGCCGTTATAAAAGGCGAAGACTTAAAAAATTATCAAGTTATGCACACTTTGATAACGGAAATTCGCATTCCTAGAATAATGGCCTGCATTATAATAGGCGCTAGTTTGGCTATTTCTGGCTCGGCATACCAAGCCATGTTTGTAAATCCTCTAGTAAGTCCATCAATACTTGGGGTTTTAAGCGGTGCCGGATTCGGCGCCGCCATAGGAATGTTTTTCGGATTAAACGAATATCTCATTCAGCTTAGTACCTTTGTGTTTGGTTTTATAGCGGTACTGACGGCCTTAAGTATATCGGCCTTTTATTCACGCTCTGGCAGTATTATAGTATTGGTTCTTGGTGGCGTTATTAGCGGCTCTCTTTTTACGTCTTTACTATCAGCATTAAAATATGCAGCCGATCCAAATGACTCATTACCGGCTATTACTTATTTTTTAATGGGTAGCCTAGGGTTTGCTTCGAAGAATTTTATTCAAATTTCGATTCTACCGATGTTTGTAGGAATACTATTGTTGGCCTTTAGCGGCAAATATTTAAATGCGCTGAGTTTGGGAGAAGAAGAGGCTAAAAGTCTGGGCATAAATGTTGCTAGAGTTAAAATTTTCGTTATTTTGGTTGCTACTTTTATTAGCGCCTTAAGCGTAACGATAGCCGGCATTATCGGATGGATAGGCCTCATAGTTCCACATATGGCACGTTTTATATTCGGAGCGGATAATCGCGCCGTATTGTCTAGTTCAGCTATGATAGGTGCTATATTTTTACTTTTTTGCGATAACTTTTCGAGACTTATGTTTACTTTTGAAGTCCCGATAGGTATAGTAACTTCACTGTTTGGAATACCTATATTTATTCTAGTGCTTCGTAGAGCTAAAAAGAGTTTTTAA
- a CDS encoding ABC transporter ATP-binding protein, with protein MIEIRNLKFGYKDKNILNGISFSIKKGDTLSILGANGSGKSTLLRIMLGFLKFEGTVNICGKSVRNYEKKELARLIAYVPQTHAPSYEYSVFDIVLMGALCRTSLFSNFSLTDKKLAEYALERMGILELKDELYTRISGGQRQLAYIARTLVQGAKVIFMDEPTTGLDFGNQIKLLEMIKTLKDEGYTFVQTTHYPRHAKFVSNLVLFLKDGKILDFGKCDELINPSNIDKIYGIDYQKYEDKL; from the coding sequence ATGATAGAAATCAGAAATCTAAAATTCGGATACAAAGATAAGAATATACTAAACGGTATAAGTTTTAGTATCAAAAAAGGCGATACGCTTAGTATTCTGGGCGCAAACGGTAGCGGTAAAAGCACCCTCCTGCGTATTATGCTTGGATTTTTAAAATTCGAGGGTACGGTAAATATATGCGGTAAAAGCGTAAGGAATTACGAAAAAAAAGAACTTGCAAGGCTTATAGCCTACGTTCCTCAAACGCATGCCCCGTCATATGAATATAGCGTATTTGACATAGTATTAATGGGCGCATTGTGCAGAACGTCTTTATTTTCTAACTTTAGCCTTACCGACAAAAAGCTTGCCGAGTATGCATTGGAAAGAATGGGTATTTTAGAGCTGAAAGATGAACTTTATACTAGAATAAGCGGTGGACAAAGGCAGCTGGCATATATCGCTAGAACCTTAGTACAAGGCGCTAAAGTTATTTTTATGGACGAACCTACGACCGGGCTTGACTTTGGCAATCAAATCAAACTACTTGAAATGATAAAGACGCTAAAAGACGAGGGGTATACTTTCGTACAAACTACTCATTACCCTCGTCACGCTAAATTTGTTTCAAATCTAGTATTGTTTTTAAAGGACGGCAAGATACTGGATTTTGGAAAGTGCGATGAATTGATAAATCCATCAAATATAGATAAGATTTACGGAATAGATTATCAAAAATATGAGGACAAATTATGA
- a CDS encoding class I SAM-dependent methyltransferase, translating to MILPSNYDRLDFNKLYKEQRTNSSFIRKSVAKWDVKAASFSESVLKSDYVKDFISRVDFDGARTLLDFACGAGALSIAAANKVDKIYGYDFSSKMLEFAEQNSRDFNCKNIEFAQKAFEDDFSDVPECDITFASRCLDVDDLKQALEKLLSKTKKALYITFKVGSFINEDVLNALGSNIEKRPDFIYLINILFQMGYLPKLEYIQTSCSDGMPETIDDLVKKIQWGLSRELTEPEVYNLNKYFNSNRFERKQEHMNWAFIRVDK from the coding sequence ATGATATTACCTTCTAATTACGATAGGCTGGATTTCAATAAGCTTTATAAGGAGCAAAGAACAAATAGCTCTTTTATTAGGAAATCAGTAGCCAAATGGGATGTTAAGGCAGCAAGCTTTAGTGAGAGCGTACTTAAGAGCGACTATGTTAAAGACTTTATCTCAAGAGTCGATTTTGATGGTGCAAGAACGCTTCTTGATTTCGCATGCGGTGCTGGAGCATTAAGCATAGCTGCAGCAAATAAGGTAGATAAAATTTACGGTTATGATTTTTCGTCGAAAATGCTAGAATTCGCAGAACAAAACTCTCGGGATTTTAATTGTAAAAATATTGAATTCGCGCAAAAAGCATTCGAAGACGACTTTAGCGACGTACCTGAGTGCGATATTACGTTTGCATCTCGTTGCCTTGACGTAGATGACTTAAAACAAGCCCTAGAGAAATTACTTTCAAAGACGAAAAAAGCCCTTTATATTACTTTTAAAGTCGGTAGTTTCATTAATGAAGATGTTTTAAATGCTCTCGGGAGCAACATTGAAAAAAGGCCAGACTTTATATATTTAATAAATATTTTATTCCAAATGGGATATCTTCCAAAGCTAGAGTATATACAAACTTCATGCAGTGATGGAATGCCGGAAACTATTGACGATCTTGTTAAAAAAATCCAATGGGGACTTTCGAGAGAGCTTACGGAGCCGGAAGTTTATAATCTCAATAAGTACTTTAACAGTAACCGCTTTGAGCGAAAACAAGAACATATGAACTGGGCTTTTATAAGAGTAGATAAATGA
- a CDS encoding pentapeptide repeat-containing protein, with protein MPVNDKNKKAFSYSCVDRSGRKFIYKNFNKSCSYKTNFSGTIFDGTSFVGTKFKFCSFYEAQIRSCLLNGALFRKCNLTDALFEDSIISSSVFKECKIKNCKFYNCKIVCTSGLSKIISKRNLKNTEILTAFPSSNNYSKELLKAFDKLRNNRFIKNSSVLFQKRDAINTLSVDILVSEFGENFLVNNLSSLNHISCDFHTLSYIKKILYKKQKNDTINELGSIATQGSIS; from the coding sequence ATGCCCGTAAACGACAAAAATAAAAAAGCTTTTAGTTATAGTTGCGTGGATAGGAGTGGCAGGAAATTTATATATAAAAATTTTAATAAATCATGCAGCTATAAAACCAATTTTTCCGGCACTATATTTGACGGCACCTCTTTTGTTGGAACAAAATTTAAATTTTGTAGTTTTTATGAAGCCCAAATAAGATCTTGTTTATTAAATGGAGCGCTTTTTAGAAAATGTAATTTAACGGATGCACTTTTTGAAGATTCAATTATTTCATCTTCGGTTTTCAAGGAGTGTAAAATTAAAAATTGCAAATTTTATAATTGTAAAATAGTATGCACAAGCGGCTTATCAAAAATTATTAGTAAAAGAAATTTAAAAAATACCGAAATATTAACAGCTTTTCCTAGTAGTAATAATTATAGCAAAGAGCTATTAAAGGCTTTTGATAAACTTCGCAATAACCGCTTTATAAAAAATTCTAGCGTATTATTTCAAAAAAGAGATGCAATAAATACACTATCGGTCGATATATTGGTATCAGAATTTGGTGAAAATTTTCTAGTAAATAATTTATCAAGCCTTAATCATATATCTTGTGATTTTCATACATTGAGCTATATTAAAAAAATATTGTATAAAAAACAAAAAAATGATACAATAAATGAACTCGGTTCTATTGCCACACAGGGCTCTATAAGCTAA
- a CDS encoding Tn7-like element transposition protein TnsE has product MNESVNLQDLILTKLPKNKKLIVFSYGDIYQNETNFSIPIILKEIFKDKPEYFLSFFNLKEICAFPLGTVIENQQKNGTSAGDIHNFQISIGDGLLTAKNLKNIPILDKFMSELPEKIGKYNIGWHKNQQKYSTFKDNLSGRMVIFPHYEIARYFYFTSASMTRQIMSETHGQNSSLDGLYKRATLDNGTGEIYLKFNANNIDAENIYRFVIDKRANNMWLQIRRDMVASKILSEHRKQSANFVDSPNTMTIQANFPVPGKINFKARAKVLSDGSLLVLKILQENSFYPFEQLKVIRELPGGKKDIIGVIKSTKLSKKDLTNQLNEKNPNILHSSVSIVDKDEDANLEAKLDLLNKTIEFETITEEDQSREIVRGSDKLQEDKLDLSSNDAEVQGDLNTTEGHLKKEDEDSEQETGSYITIEDIKAMLMYCSDIYCDFSYKILQCEDLPQKPKNYRGRHAWKRATMLDGVTPRKYIVVEIYYKNCRYIILEIQKDKLLETLSTLLIRDYYNSIDEAIVQEIVTNIAKTSNSWLQDLKFKMTKYYLYHPYDAHEKKIQDWGKRLKCVLERYQEK; this is encoded by the coding sequence ATGAATGAAAGTGTGAATTTGCAAGATTTGATATTGACAAAATTACCAAAAAATAAAAAATTGATTGTCTTTTCATATGGAGATATTTATCAAAACGAAACGAATTTTAGTATCCCAATCATTTTAAAAGAGATATTCAAAGATAAACCCGAATATTTTCTATCTTTTTTCAACCTAAAAGAAATTTGTGCTTTCCCACTGGGTACTGTTATTGAAAACCAGCAAAAAAATGGAACCAGTGCAGGAGATATTCACAATTTTCAAATAAGTATCGGCGATGGATTGCTGACAGCCAAAAATCTTAAGAATATACCTATTTTAGATAAGTTTATGAGTGAACTGCCTGAGAAAATAGGTAAATACAATATTGGTTGGCATAAAAATCAGCAAAAATATTCAACCTTTAAAGATAATTTATCTGGAAGAATGGTTATTTTTCCACATTATGAAATCGCAAGATATTTTTACTTTACATCAGCATCGATGACTAGACAAATCATGTCGGAGACTCATGGGCAAAATAGTTCATTGGATGGTCTTTATAAAAGAGCAACATTAGATAATGGGACTGGTGAGATATACTTAAAATTCAATGCGAATAATATTGATGCAGAAAATATATATAGATTTGTTATAGACAAAAGAGCTAATAATATGTGGCTGCAAATAAGAAGAGATATGGTTGCTAGCAAAATATTATCTGAGCATAGGAAACAAAGTGCTAACTTTGTAGACTCACCAAATACGATGACTATTCAAGCAAATTTTCCAGTACCTGGAAAAATAAATTTTAAGGCAAGAGCTAAGGTATTAAGTGATGGATCATTGCTTGTTTTAAAAATCTTGCAAGAAAATTCGTTTTATCCATTTGAACAGCTTAAAGTTATTAGAGAGCTTCCTGGAGGAAAAAAAGATATAATAGGTGTGATAAAAAGCACAAAGCTGTCCAAGAAAGATTTAACGAATCAACTCAATGAAAAAAACCCCAATATTTTACATAGTTCAGTAAGTATAGTAGATAAAGATGAGGATGCTAATTTAGAGGCAAAGTTAGATCTGCTCAATAAAACTATTGAATTTGAAACGATTACAGAAGAAGACCAAAGTAGAGAAATAGTACGAGGAAGTGATAAATTGCAGGAGGACAAATTAGATCTAAGCTCAAACGACGCGGAAGTGCAGGGCGATCTAAATACTACAGAGGGGCACTTGAAAAAAGAAGACGAGGATAGTGAGCAAGAAACCGGAAGTTATATAACTATTGAAGACATAAAAGCCATGTTGATGTATTGCTCTGATATTTATTGCGATTTTTCATACAAAATTTTACAATGCGAGGACTTGCCTCAAAAACCAAAAAACTATCGAGGAAGGCATGCGTGGAAGAGGGCTACAATGTTGGATGGAGTGACTCCTAGAAAGTATATAGTGGTTGAGATATACTACAAAAATTGTAGGTACATTATTCTTGAGATACAAAAAGACAAATTGTTAGAAACGCTTAGTACGCTTTTAATTAGGGATTATTATAATAGTATAGATGAGGCTATCGTGCAAGAAATAGTCACAAACATTGCAAAAACGAGTAATAGTTGGTTGCAGGATTTAAAATTTAAAATGACCAAATATTATTTATACCATCCATATGATGCACACGAGAAAAAGATACAAGATTGGGGCAAGAGGTTAAAATGCGTACTGGAGAGATATCAAGAAAAATGA